A region of Oncorhynchus masou masou isolate Uvic2021 chromosome 29, UVic_Omas_1.1, whole genome shotgun sequence DNA encodes the following proteins:
- the LOC135519863 gene encoding ATP-dependent RNA helicase DDX18-like, which produces MAGLQMRLLRQKIQKRSEKNKERKLLNKQKQEEDNGDANRLPEERCDETSHGATAISKPQNAKPTKKPQIQKNVSAEVNTEGKSVKMKRKLKTAESPGVKKAKKDEADDEEDMEEERGLTVTEDDADQGTDKPTQPLEGAEAGEEEDDDDEEEEDDDDDEEDEEGSEDEAEKGEGEKLGDDDEEDGPELPTGLTGAFEDTSFASLASLVSENTLKGVKEMGFDHMTEIQHKSIRPLLEGRDILAAAKTGSGKTLAFLIPSIELIYKLKFMPRNGTGVVILSPTRELAMQTYGVMKELMTHHVHTFGLIMGGSNRTAEAQRLANGVNILVATPGRLLDHLQNTAGFMYKNLQCLIIDEADRILEVGFEEELKQIIKLLPKRRQTMLFSATQTRKVEDLARISLKKEPLYVGVDDNKDNATVDGLEQGYVVCPSEKRFMLLFTFLKKNRKKKLMVFFSSCMSVKFHYELLNYIDLPVMAIHGKQKQTKRTTTFFQFCNADSGILLCTDVAARGLDIPEVDWIVQYDPPDDPKEYIHRVGRTARGINGIGHALLILRPEELGFLRFLKQAKVPLSEFEFSWAKISDIQGQLGKLIEKNYYLHKSAQEAYKSYVRAYDSHSLKAIYSVNTLNLPMVALSFGFKVPPYVDLNVHSKGGLKMTKRGGGGGFGYQKGKGAHKAKIFKHVNKGKGDKRQFSR; this is translated from the exons GTGATGCAAACAGACTTCCAGAGGAGCGTTGTGATGAAACGAGTCACGGGGCCACAGCAATTTCAAAGCCACAGAATGCCAAACCCACAAAGAAGCCACAAATACAGAAGAATGTGTCTGCAGAGGTGAACACAGAAGGAAAATCTGTCAAGATGAAAAGGAAGCTCAAAACTGCTGAATCGCCAG GTGTGAAAAAAGCCAAGAAGGATGAGGCAGATGATGAGgaggatatggaggaggagagggggttgacTGTGACTGAGGACGATGCTGATCAGGGCACAGACAAACCCACACAGCCTCTTGAAGGGGCagaggctggagaggaggaagatgatgacgatgaagaggaggaagatgatgacGACGacgaggaggatgaagagggaagTGAAGATGAGGCGgaaaagggggaaggagagaagctTGGGGATGATGATGAGGAAGATGGGCCAGAGCTCCCAACTGGCTTGACAG GTGCGTTTGAGGACACATCGTTTGCCTCTTTAGCCTCTCTGGTGAGCGAGAACACTCTAAAGGGTGTGAAGGAAATGGGCTTTGACCACATGACCGAGATCCAACACAAAAGCATCCGCCCCCTACTGGAGGGAAG AGATATCCTGGCTGCTGCTAAGACCGGCAGTGGTAAAACCCTGGCCTTCCTCATCCCCTCCATCGAGCTCATCTACAAACTCAAGTTCATGCCCAGGAACG GCACGGGCGTGGTGATCCTGTCCCCAACGCGTGAGTTGGCCATGCAGACGTATGGTGTGATGAAAGAGCTGATGACCCACCACGTGCACACCTTTGGCCTGATCATGGGCGGCAGCAACCGCACGGCCGAGGCCCAAAGGCTGGCCAATGGTGTCAACATCCTGGTGGCCACACCCGGCAGACTGCTGGACCACCTGCAG AATACTGCTGGCTTCATGTATAAGAACCTCCAGTGTCTGATCATTGACGAAGCCGACCGTATCCTGGAGGTCGGCTTCGAGGAGGAACTGAAGCAGATCATCAAACTCCTGCCAA AGCGGAGGCAGACCATGCTGTTCTCGGCCACCCAGACCCGTAAGGTGGAGGACCTGGCCCGTATCTCCCTGAAGAAGGAGCCCCTCTACGTGGGTGTGGACGACAACAAGGACAACGCCACCGTGGATGGCCTTGAACAG GGCTATGTGGTGTGTCCGTCTGAGAAGCGCTTCATGCTACTCTTCACCTTCTTGAAGAAGAACCGTAAGAAGAAGCTGATGGTGTTCTTCTCCTCCTGCATGTCGGTCAAGTTCCACTACGAGCTGCTCAACTACATCGACCTGCCCGTCATGGCCATCCAC GGGAAGCAAAAGCAGACGAAGCGTACCACCACCTTCTTCCAGTTCTGTAACGCTGACTCTGGCATCCTGTTGTGTACCGACGTGGCGGCCAGAGGCCTGGACATCCCCGAGGTGGACTGGATCGTACAGTATGACCCCCCAGATGACCCCAAG GAATACATTCACAGGGTCGGCAGAACAGCTCGCGGGATCAACGGCATAGGCCACGCCCTCCTGATCCTACGGCCAGAGGAGTTGGGCTTCCTGCGCTTCCTCAAACAGGCCAAG GTTCCTTTGAGTGAGTTTGAATTCTCTTGGGCGAAGATCTCCGATATCCAGGGTCAG CTGGGGAAATTGATTGAGAAGAACTACTACCTGCACAAGTCAGCCCAGGAGGCCTACAAGTCCTACGTGCGGGCGTACGACTCTCATTCGCTCAAAGCGATCTACAGCGTCAACACGCTCAACCTCCCCATGGTGGCGCTCTCCTTCGGCTTCAAAGTGCCCCCCTACGTCGACCTCA ACGTCCACAGCAAAGGAGGACTGAAGATGacgaagaggggtgggggcggtGGCTTCGGCTACCAGAAGGGCAAGGGCGCTCACAAAGCCAAGATCTTCAAGCACGTCAACAAAGGCAAGGGGGACAAGAGGCAATTCTCTCGCTAG